gataatgaataaGAGGGTAAAAAGTGGTAAACTGTCCCTTTAAACCGATTTCTAATATGAGATCTGATCTCTATATAAACTGTTAAAATAAATGGGGCCACCTGATGGTTGTGAGATGGACGTGGGTTTCTGTGACGTTAAATAATTGAATTGAGTGAAACTATAATTTATGGACAATCAATGGACAATGACGAGAGGAGGGTAGGAGTGGAggatagggggtagagagaggagggtgtagaGGGTGGTAGAGGCAGGAGAGGGGCATACGGGGGTAGAGCGGAGGCAgaagtgggggtgggggtggtgttTCAGGGGATCTAATCTAGGAGTTATGAATGATTTAACAGGGTGATGAGATGACTAGAATGACAATATATCTGATATCGCTAACTGGTAGCCAAATAGATTCACTCAGGCTTTGGACACATTTAAAGGACTGAATGCCACACTGCTAAAATAAAGAACGTGGTGACTGTCTGATTTATTCAGATGAAAACATAGCAGTGTTAAAGTCCTCAAATTAAATCCCTGTGATTTATCCCACACCTCTTATTTTCCTCTCCAATTTTTTGTTCCTCTTCCCACCATCAGGCCCTCTATCTTTAATTAGTACCAGGGGAACGAGAGAACAGGGAACGAGGGATGAGTGGATGAGTGGCCTGTCAGTTTcattttcattatttatttatctatctgACGTGTAAGCTGACTCGTCCGAGTTGTGacagctgtgtcccaaatggcaccctattccctttatatagtgcactatttttgatcgGGGCAGGGcccaaagggctctggtcaaaagtaatgcactatgtagggaattggGCGCCATTTGGTACACACACTGAAGGACAGACATTTCTCCAGTGCTCCTTAGCGCTTACATTTAGGAGATATTTAAGTCCTGGAGTAtaataccaaatggcaccctattcctatgggccctatatagtgcactatatagaggatagggtgccatttgggacacaatcctGATGTATTATATCGACTCATTTTACTTTCCTCTGGCGAAGACCGACGGCAGCATACTGCCACTTGTCATTTGGCTACGGCTTATGGGAATACAAATATTAGTAACTGTGATTTGAAAGTGTaaatggtgtttttaaatcacgaCTTCTCTTTAATGAGGGAAAATATTTTCTTAGCTATATTTTGCTGCCGTGTTGCTGTGGCCCGTAGGTACATGGGAATTTGATGTGAATTGAAAGTGACCAATCTTGTATAGCAAAGGTGAAAGTGAGTCAATTAGTGACTCTGAGGTAATGGTCAGTGGAGATGTGTTGCTcggacaaacacacatgcacgcacacgcacactctctatctctcctaccTGTCCGTTCTTCTTCAGGTCGGCCCACATGCTGGTCCCGTCTCCACCCCTCATCAGAACATGGTAGGTGAAGTAGTAAATACCTGGTAGAGGACAGGTGAACTTCCCAGTACTAGGCTCATAGTAGTTCCCTACATTGGTCACCACATCATCAAACTTCAACACCTCGATGCCCTCATGCTGTTTCCTTAGCCCTGCATAGAAGGCAATCTTAGGGCTGTAGAAGGAGGGGACGTAACCATTAGGTCCAGGGCCGGGAGGCCCCTGTGGGCCTGGCTTGCCTGGTTCCCCAGGGGGCCCTGGGTCACCCGGAGGACCAGAGATCCCAGGGACCCCGCGGTACCCCGTTTTCTTCCGCCCAGGGTAGTCCGGTTGGGGGGACACGGCTGTCAGCTCCTGGCCTGGTTGGGCAGTACTATATGGATCACAGACCATTCTGCAGCTCCCCAGCATCTCATAATGGGTCCCCCCTCCGCCACTTCCTGGGTTAGCTCCTCCACCTTTGGCGGTGTGGACCAATAGAGGGATGGCGATCAGGAGGAGTAGGACCATGGCCACGCCCACGGCGGCTCCGATGACACACTTCCAGCGGCTGAGCCGAGAGGCAGCCAGGGTCAGAAAGTCCTCCTCCCCTTTAGACGGAATGCTGCCGGGTGCCAGGGTGGACTATAGAGAGACAGAATATGAAAGAGTGTAAGGGGGATGGGTGAATGAAAGACTAGAAAGAGTGCATGGAGAGGTTTGGCTGCTGTATGAATATGGTGctctcagactaggaccacaggcAGCCAATAGAGAGGGTCCGTTGAGACACCCTGAGTAGAATGTGGGCGAGAAAAATGAAGATGGCGGACGGAGAGATCAATGACGAAGGGAAGAGAGGAACAACAGGGAACAGGGGGATGACGAAGGGAAAGGGGTGGTGAAGGAGCAGGATTTAACTATTTTAAcatcagtgttcagacaacactgtGTTGTAGTTGATCTGGACAAAGATCTGGTTTGGATTGTGTTGGACAGCTTATAGAAAACATCATTTATTTCATTAAGCCTCTTTCACCCGTTTTTTTCCCCCAGTTCTTGTCTTCCAGAGTTCTTCTAGTCTCTGCTTTGAATAAATTCCTTCTCTTTTCTGTGCATCAAACATCAACCAAACCCAGCCCAAGAGAGGGTACAATAGTTAAACTTGTGACATCAGAACTTATCCAGAGCTCACTGATTCGACATCAGGTGCCAAATTCAGCTAATTATGTACTGTAGTTGgcaattgtttttttgtttgtttaataaAGAGTCATTCACAGTCTCTTGTTAATTAAATAGAGCACATCTGCTTTACTTAATGTCCCCCTACGAAGGACTCCATCTCACCTAATAGAGGTGTCTGCACTAAATGTGTCATGGCTGTGAGGGAAAAGATAGGAAGAGAAGGAAAAAATAAAGTCGATGTGTTCAGAGTTCCCTCCCTGTCAGAATAATTTTAGTCCTCTGTGTTTAAAGGATGGTAGTGGTATTATAGGGTGTCCTGGTCTAATTGGAGGGTGCCGGGGAGAGAAACCAATAAAATCTTTATTTTGTGATCCAAGGTATATTCCTCTATTCTGGGACGCACAAGGTCTGTGGAAAGATGAAGGAAACAAAATACATTCATATAGTGTTTATATTTCTATTCTTTTATATTATCCCATCCAATTAATATAATTATCCAAGCTACAAATCAAACGCTCCTTGAGGTTTGACACTGACCACTCTCATTTAAAACAACTGGAGGACAGTGTTTAATTTCCGGTCCTCTTTTCAGATACATGCACAAATAAGGCAATTACTGAAATCTTTTATGAGGTCTTACAAGGTCACAATGTTACAAAATCTGACCAAATGTAGTTTTATGTTCATCCCAAGCGATCCCTACATATTTAATTAACAGCCTTTTTTAAAGGAATTTAATTAACTTCCAATTATCAAGTAATTTTATTTGTTATACACTTAATCGAATTATTAGTAGCTTATAGGTAGCCTACAGTATTTATATTCGTTTGTATCACTGTTCAGAAcatgtctcactctctccatgACACATCTGGGGAACGGACACATCAAATCAAAAAGCATGCACTGCGCCTTATTGTtactcactctctgtcttcctactgtaatgacactggaGTCAAGAAGATTTCTCCACCCGGCGTCTTTGAATGGAGTGTATCCAGGTACGAATCCTCCCAGGTGCGATGAGACTCCGCGAACAACTTCGCGCGTCAAATAAATAGCCGAGGGCGCGCGCACTTTTAAGCAGGAGAAGCCCGGGAAGTGAAGAGAAGGAATTTTAAAAATCACTCCTCACCACCACTTCTACGGTAATTCCCCGTTTCGACTGAGATCAGTACAGTGCGGTTACTTATGAAGTCCAACATAGATCTCAGTAAATGAGGGAAATAACCAACCCGAAGTTGCTAGAAATGTTTTTTTGTCGCCCTCGGTAGCTTGTCCAAGTTACTGTTGAGTGTTGAACACGGAGCATCCTTTTGTTTATAAAAACCGAGTTAATTTGAGGAACTGATTTTGTTCCATCTCCAACAAACCGCGTTAAAAAATCTCCCACTCCCTCGCTGTGTAGGCAACACCTGTaagatctctcgctctctctccctctatctctttctctctctccgccccccccctctccctctctctctattcttgtGTTTTTGATTGCAAGCATTTTATTACAAAATATAGCCCTTGGGCTATTATAGGGGAACATaatgaaatgtattttatatGGAAGCCCATTCCCACCTCCAATTATAATTTTTTATATCGATACTATATAAAAATGTCGAGATACTATCAACAAATGTCAAGATACTAACTTCAAAGTTTgagatacttttgtatatatagtgtatgtggacaccccttcaaatgattcggctatttcagccacactcccttgctgacaggtgtataaaatcgagcacacagccatgcaatctccatagacaaacattggcagtagaatggcgcGTACtgtagagctcagtgactttcaacgtggcaccgtcataggatgccacctttccaagtcagttcgtcaaatttctgtcctgctagagctgccccggtcaactgtaagtgctgttattgtgaattggaaatgtgtaggagcaacaatggctcagccgtgaagtggtaggccacacaagctcacagaacgagtgAGCTTGTGCTgaatgctgaagcgcgtagcgtgctgagtgctgaagtgcgtagcgcataaaaatcgtctgtcctcggttgcaacactcactaccatgttccaaactgcctctggaagcaaagtcagcacaataactgttcgtctggagcttcatgaaatgggttccatggccgagcagccacacacaaccctaagattaccatgcgcaaatgccaagtgtcggctggagtggtgtaaagctcaccgctctggagtgatgaatcatactTCACCACCTGGCAGTCCAACGCCGAATCTGGGATTGGCGGATGccgggagaacgctacctgcccgaatgcataatgccaactgtaaagtttggtggagggggaataatggtctggggctgtttttcatggttcagtctagctcccttagttccagtgaagggaaatcttaatgctacagcatacaacaacattctagacgattctgtgcttccatctttgtggcaaccgtttggggaaagccctttcctgtttcagcatgacaataacccTGTGCACAAATTGAggaccatacagaaatggtttgtcgagatcagtgtggaagaacttgactggcctgcatagacccctgacctcaacctcatcaagcacctttgggatgaattggaacgccgactgcgagccaggcctcatcgcccaacatcagtgcctgacctcaatgctcttgtggcttaatggaagcaagtccccgctgCAGTGTTCCAACAGTGGACACGACTTCTTTTTTTTAACAAGAAAACAACTGCAATGGACAATAGAACTAACCCTGCATAAATCAAGCTCAGCTCTGTTTAGTTCTTTTATCCAATCATAGTTGTtgtctatttatttttttacaatttgACCTGATTAGAAAAATCTGGTCCCATCATAGCTCATATAAAACCATTTTACAGCTGATTTATTACCATGTCACGCCCTACAGCTAGGGTTCTGGGTTTTACCTAGTTATGTTAACCTACCAGATTAGGGAAAACTCTGGGCTCCAGGAAAACACTCATGTGGTACCGCCTCTGAAATCACCACACAATGTTACAAATTAAGAAACATATCCTATAAGTATAAGTTCAATTTGTACTTACGTTACTCAGCATTTTTACTAACTATCTTGAAATGTTGAGATAGTATCGACATAAAAGAAAATGGTGGCAGAGATGGGCTCCATAGTTTTTAACCATTTTTCTTTTCAAAAGGACACAAAATAGATGGGATGAAAGGCAATGCTAATGGTTATATTTCCACCTACCCtgatgagaggggaggaaggaaacAAACAGCTATATAATGTTGTATAAAATACCTACAATTTGCCTGCTTGTTCATGCTTctctacaactacatcacatGTCCTTAACCCACCTGTTGTTACCTGTTGGTAAGATTTCTGTGGCAAAACCATTCAATGGTAGGCACAATCCTGCAagaaagagaggtagaaggaGGAAGAAACAAGGCGAGGATGACTAAGTATAATTATTGTTGTACGTATGGGTGAGGAATGGAGAGAAGACACTAAATGTTCCCCAGACTTTTGTCTGagtgacacacgcacacacacgcacgcacgcacgcacgcaggccTAGActattgtctgtctgtgtgtgtcgcttTCCCTCGTTATCAGGCCTCATTAGGAAGAGATACTGAGCCACACAGAGAACTGTtcttctcttacacacacacacgcatacacacaaacacacacttttttTTCCCAAGATCCATGTTTTTGCTCTCCGTTCTTTTTGTCATCAGGTGTTATTATAGTTATatgataataaaataaataacttgCAATAATAGTAATTTACAGTAACTGCATCTCAATTGCCCAATTCATTCACTAAACAATTGTGGTCAAAACAGTTTAGGGGCATAGttgtaaaataaatgtatgcataaTTATAAAGGTATTAGTACATTTAATGGCTTTAATAACTTGTTTTTAAATGCAGGTTTTACCTCTGTATCCTCTGAGATTTGTATCTCTCTCCATGACAGGCGTAATCACACCTCTGCATGTTTAAAGTTTATTGACCATGATGGGAAGCTGGTGGGAGGCTCTGGGGAAATACATATTGATGATGACTCTTTTTCATCAATTGCCAATCGTtctacctctatccctctttctttaGATATGACCACTGTCAAGGGAGCGAGGGAGAAGCCCaccagagagaaaaaaacagagaAGGTAAAAATTGTGCCTAACAAGCGTTAAGCTTTCTCGCTATTAGCCTACTGAATATATCAAAGTCTAGAAAGTATGACAACGTGAGACTAGATTCGGATGGAGTGTTAAGAGAAGGAAAAGTGTGGGTGCGGGACTAAGCTATATTGGGTTACTAGGGCTCCATGGGGTAATGTTTGAGGACTTAACATGTGCAGTCCAGTCCTATCCAACACAAGTATGTGTTGTGTTAAATGGTGTGTCAGTCTCATTTTGTGGCTTGGGGAGTCTGCCAGTGCCATTAAAAGCATTAGAATTCTAGAACATTACAACATAATAGAACACTCCTCAGAGCTCTAGAGGCAGTCTCGGTCACCGACAGGACAACAGATAGATAATCATGGCCAGCAGTGAGAGGCAATATAGTCCGAATTGGATTTTTAGGGGCTGTTAAAATATTACTGAGCTCATTAATATTGAAATTTGCATATGTCTCTgagctgtctgtctctttctccctccctccctccttctgtctttctccctccctccctctctctccctccctctccctctcctctctctctctctctctctctctctctctctctctcccgctctctatcTACCCTTACTTGTCCTTGttagatttttatttattgtgAGAAGAGTTCTTTTTTTTTGCGTTATTGAGCAGTGTGCATCCATGCTTCTGGTAAGCAGAGGTGTGAACAGGACATTCCATTTACTGTAGCTAGGGGTCGGGAGACATTCTGAGTTGTTTGTTTAATCGGCCTCATATATCGTGGTGCAACAaggagaatctctctctctctctctctctctctctctctctctctctctctctctctctctctcgctctcgctctctctccccctctaaacCAAGGATTTAGGCTCAGTCGTTTCTCTCCTCTTTGTCTAAAGAGAAAGAGCAGGAACCTATTTTATGGTCACATAACTCATGGAATATTTCTCGCATGTGTGCTTTCTTGAATACACTACCGTATCACGATTTGAATTTAGCCATTGTGAGAATCCAAGGCTCGTTTAATATTTAATTGAAGACGATATCAGAACCTCAATTTCAAAGAAGCAGGCCACAGAATGCAATAGTCTTACAACTTGCATTGTAACGACAAAATATACGAACCTGCTTGACGATACAGCACGAGGTAGATTTCAGCGAGAACGTTCCGCATATTAGATCAGCATCAGTGTGAGTTCCAGTCTGAGGGGGATGTACGGATGGTGCTGGAGAGATGGGTGAAGGGGATGGTGAAGGGTGGAGTGATAACATCAGAAGGATGGTTGTTGGATCCCCTAGAGGCAGGTCACAGCTGGATGTCTGATGGCCACCACTGCTACTCCCTAGGGTCCCACTCCTCAGCAACAAAGCTACCCACAGCTCGACCCACACTACCACTAAACACAGATCCAACTATCTAATCCTCATCCACTGCCAGGGGGACAGATAGCAATCAATCTGGGGGTCATTAGGATACAGAGGATACAACGGCTTCTACAGGGTTGTTTGAGGACAGGCCAGAACggcacacagacatgcacgcacacacacaccaaacgaCGGACAGGAGAGAGTTATTACTCAATATAACGTTTGTGGGAGCTGGGGTGAGAAAGAAACAGAACGTGGGGCATCTATACTACAAGTGGTTAGTGACAAAAGAAAGTAAGGAAGGAAGGCATGACCTGACCTCCAAATAAAGATGGAGAGGATGTCTTGCCTAACTTTGATATGGTGTTAGTTAGAAATAGGGTCAATAACTCCCAGTTTGGTATGGCCTCTCAACAATGAGATCAACGGTATGGAAGGAAAGAGAATTCTTAAGGCAGGAAAAGGGAAGGTATACACTTGCCCGCACAGcacgtgtgcgtgtttgtgtgtttgtgcgtgtgtgtgtgtgtgtgtgtacaacatGTTTGTGCTGTGCTGTTCCATTAGACTCTGATTAGGAGGCCTGATGCAGAGTGACAGTGTGCAGATTGAGTTGCACAGCCATTCTCATTCTCCCTATTAATAATACCAGCTACaggccctgctctctctctctctctctctctctttctctctctctctctctctctctcttcctccctacaCACTGCCGGCCCAGACCACATTTATTAATCACTATTTGTCACCTGTCCAatgctccaccctctctctcactttcactctctctctttctctctctctctctctctctctcggtctctcagtCTGTTTTTTTAACTCCTCTTTCTTCAAtcgctccctgtctccctcctggtctgtCCAGTTATCCCTTgctttccccctcttcctccattccAAGCTCTGAGACATGGTCAGGCATACTGAGAGAtgttctactctctctttctctctttaaatccacacacatttttggttaaaaaaaaagaagaagcttTCCTATTTATATAATTTACAGCCGCATTGTCTTTACAAAAAAAGTCTGATGTATAATGAATACTTATATACTTACTCCCACAAACTTATTATACATATGAACAACAACTTACAGACGCACACAAACAATGACTACATCTCTTCTGCCCCAGACCCACATGATCACACcccccatccatagtgcctgcATTATTGTTTGCCACTTGGCCTTAAATTGTACTGATTCGTTTTTCTTGGTCTCCCATTCTATTTCAATATTTCAATAATAAATCATTTTCTTCTTCCATTATGTTAATGATGGCGGATTGATTGATTTCCAGGTTGTTAGTAGACGTTTTTCAAGATGAGTGATGAGAAGAGAATTGTCCAGCCCATTGGGTGTCTCACTACACCCCCATATGACACTACACCACCATataccatgtcttgaaatatgcagacagacggaATAAAAGTATGTTTACATTGTAAAACTTATGACGGACAACTTTCTAACTCCACCCATAACTTTTAGACTTTATAGCATTCCCAGAATGCATGGATTAATTGAGTCATTtttagttttacacttaagacatgactctgccgtTGTGCTGGAGAATTTTtgaattttgtctcttgtataatcaattctatacattagtttatactggattaCGCATACATTTTCCTTAACTGTAATTTTGTTAGTTATGCTTCAACATTCCTTCAATCTTGTGCCAACATCAGTTATTTTGaagtcttggttccaatagtttatatTTCGTTCTAAGAGATTGTCAGTTAGAAAtgctctctgcaaggttttgtatATCTTACCTATCATATGAACATTTTATGGCTCAAATAATATACCCTCAAGGAGGACCGACTTTAGAAATCAGTGGAATGTCtggtggaattagagtatgatagctaaggagatggagaacattctggtgtttgattgcaaatatgcagagggagttgaaaagagaacacacagaaggctgtttataaaacacctgtctccggattacatcttcaaactaagggcaaccatggcaggGAGATGCATCCATCCATGTAAAatattctagctagctacattttcagatagtaTCTAATGTTGTCAAATAGTAGTTTTCATTTAAAGTTTAAGGTTActgtttatcaactttcaaagcagaattacttttccattgttcatcaactgtagtgtatgatatactgtACAATTTTCTAGTGCTGTTTTCACCCGTGTTTTGTGGCAACCGTTATTGTTCGCACATTGGTACTGTTACTTGTGCTATTTTCTTGAGTAAAGTGCGTTGTTCacacatctctgctctcctgcgcctgacttcatgcaccagctacacccaccacCTGACAGCTACCCACTACTGACATTTTTATGATGTTCATTTTGAAAATCAGTAAAGTTCAAATTAGTCAAATAGGTTAAAGGATTTGGACAAGGAGTGGGCACACTAATAAGGGTTTGGTCTCAGAATGGAATTTAATAGGTTAATGATACTGTATTTCGGGAACACTACTAAAagttctgtatgtgttgtatttttTCACTCGATTGATCCCCTCTAAAATGATCTCCCCAGTCACTAAGTTTATCTTTGTCATAGACTAGAAACAACTCTGGTGTATATTTAAAACTGTTCCTCACTACTGTACTCAAGTCGTGGCATAAAGTAGAGAAATTTTGTATGAGCAGTTTTTAATTGGATTCCACAAGCCAAGAGTTCTGACTGTGGTTTTCGTTGTGTGAATGCGGGTGAACTCAGATTCAGAGAATGAACTTCATATGAAGAAGACGAGGCCGTGCTTGTATCAAACAGAGCTGATGCCCATAGAGCCATTTGAACTCTGCCCACATAATGTGTGTCCCTTGATGTGTTATATGAAGCTTCAAGGGGAACTACAGGAAATCCTAGCATGTTGGATGGaaaccaacagacagacagtaatccACATGCGCCTCACACCCGTCACAtggtgagggggtgagggagaaaaGCCGAGAGAAATGTAAAAACAGAGAAATGAAAGGAGCCATGGAATGAGAGGTTGTGTAAATAgctggagggaaggatggaactTTGTGTTGGAATTAAAGGATGGGATGTAAGCTTTGGTCTCCAGTGAGACCTGCCAGTAGGTTTAACATGGTTTGGTAGGAGGGTCGATAAACTGACAGTCATTCGTGTCCACAGCACAATCCCAATGACAAAACGGCTGATTTATAAAGGTGGAAATACACTGAATATTCTCATTCTATCTGGGGGTTTGAGTAGCACTCTTTAATTAAGAACTCGGGAACCAATAGCCTATGACAATCTTTCACATGTCAATCAAATGTGTGACACACCTTTTCTATGTCAGCTTCCTCCAAAGCATTGTGGGTAACATGAATAGCCATCAAATGTCATTCAGAGGTGTTTGTTTGGTAAAAGCCtgacagatgagagaggagagacaagcaTGTTGTCAGTTCTAATTCTACATGGGGAACCTCACAGCGCTCTAGTCTGGGGagtagcgcacacacacacacctggggagtGTGGGGGTTTTCCGACATGCCTCTCATTGGGGAGGTGCTGTGTTGAGCCTGTGAGCGTCCTGGAGCGTCCTGGAGCCCCCTGGAGCGGCAGAGTTTGATCCAGCTGCTCCAGCTGCGGCACCAAACTGCAGGCATAGAGGTCTGTAGGCAGACAGGTCTCCACCGGGGCTCTCCTCCAAATGCCACAGTGACTCACCCTCCTCTGCCtccacagacaacacaacattatcaaACCTGGCAGCTCTGAAAGCACTCCACACCATCCTGCCCTGTGTCCCCTAAAACACGTGAGAGAGTATTGTGGCTATTAG
The sequence above is a segment of the Oncorhynchus nerka isolate Pitt River linkage group LG20, Oner_Uvic_2.0, whole genome shotgun sequence genome. Coding sequences within it:
- the LOC115102694 gene encoding complement C1q-like protein 4, which gives rise to MVLLLLIAIPLLVHTAKGGGANPGSGGGGTHYEMLGSCRMVCDPYSTAQPGQELTAVSPQPDYPGRKKTGYRGVPGISGPPGDPGPPGEPGKPGPQGPPGPGPNGYVPSFYSPKIAFYAGLRKQHEGIEVLKFDDVVTNVGNYYEPSTGKFTCPLPGIYYFTYHVLMRGGDGTSMWADLKKNGQVKASAIAQDADQNYDYASNSVILHLDVGDEVCVQLDGGKVHGGNTNKYSTFSGFLIYPD